CGAGGGCCTGGGCGAGAAGCAGGTGAAGGCACTGTGGGACTGGGGCCTGGTCCACGGCCCCGGCGATATCTTCCGCCTGGAGGAGCGCGACCGGCAATCGTTGACGCCCTTGCGCAATCGCGACGGCTGGGGCGCGCAATCGGCCAGGAAACTGTTCGAGGCGATCGAGCAGCGGCGCAAGGTGCCGCTGGCCCGCCTGCTCTTCGCCCTGGGCATGCGCCATGTCGGCGAGCGCAACGCCAGCCTGATCGCCCGCCATTTCGGCTCGGTCGAAACCCTGGCCGAGGCCTGCCTGACCACCGACGAACGCCGGGCCGAGGCGATGGCGGAGTTGCTCACCGTCGACGGCCTGGGGCCGATCGTGGTCGAGGCCTTCGACCAGTTCCTGGCCGAGCCGCACAATGCCGATACCTTGCGCGACCTGGTCGGGCTGCTCGATGTCCAGCCGCCCGAGGCGCGCGCCGCCGACAGCCCGGTCGCCGGCAAGACCGTCGTCTTCACCGGCACCCTGGAACGCATGACGCGCGACGAGGCCAAGGCCCGCGCCGAATCCCTGGGCGCCAAGGTTTCGGGCTCGGTCTCCAAGAAGACCGATATCGTGGTTGCCGGCCCGGGCGCCGGGTCCAAGCTGGCCAAGGCGACCGAATTCGGCGTGCAGGTCATGACCGAGGACGAGTGGCTGAGCCTGATCGGCGGCTGAGAGGTTTTCATGACGGGTGAGATCGACCGCCGCGCCATTCTGCTCGCCCGGGCGGTGGTCGTG
The genomic region above belongs to Oleomonas cavernae and contains:
- a CDS encoding BRCT domain-containing protein, yielding EGLGEKQVKALWDWGLVHGPGDIFRLEERDRQSLTPLRNRDGWGAQSARKLFEAIEQRRKVPLARLLFALGMRHVGERNASLIARHFGSVETLAEACLTTDERRAEAMAELLTVDGLGPIVVEAFDQFLAEPHNADTLRDLVGLLDVQPPEARAADSPVAGKTVVFTGTLERMTRDEAKARAESLGAKVSGSVSKKTDIVVAGPGAGSKLAKATEFGVQVMTEDEWLSLIGG